ATCACCAATGCTCGAGAATTGGTCAAGTGGGCCTATGACAGAGAGACCGAAGTAGGAGACATCACCGAACCTTTGGAGATCGATGACTATTTCGTAGTTGCTGTTCTCACAGGTAGCCGTGAGCAGGGTGCTCCAGAATTCGAAGATGTCAAAGACGACATGGAACTGGCCGTCATCAAGGAAAAGAAAGCTGAGATCATGGAAGCAGAGATAGGCACGGACTACTCTGGACTGGATGAAGTGGCCAATATCTGGGGTTCTACAGTACAGACTGCGAGCGGTGTAGCTTTGAATAATCCGAGCTTGCCAGGAGTTGGTAACGAACCCAAAGTGATCGGAACAGCTTTCGGATTCGATGCCGGATCTCTCTTGTTGCCCATCCGAGGTAACATCGGAGTGTATGTCGTACAGGTAGACGATGTGACCCGTGTGGACACCCAGTCGATCGACCTTTCTGCAGAAGTACGCTCGCTCCAGACTACTTTACGCAATTCAGTGACCGGCCAGGCCGTCAATGCGTTGAATAAGGCAAAAGGTGTGAAGAATGAGATCGATCGAGTGTATTGATCGACTCTGAAACGAATTACCATGAAAGGCCCGGCTTCATAGTCGGGCTTTTTTATTCGGCTATGCTTGCAATGCATTTAAGCTCGATAGCGATAGGGGTAGGAAGTGAGTTGATCTCTACGGTAGTCCTGCAAGGCTGATTGTCCTCGAAGTACTCCGCATAGATTCGATTGTAGGTCTGGAAATCCCGCTTCATATCCACTAAGAATACGGTCACGTCCACCAGTTGATCCCAAGCGCTTCCACTCGCTTCCAAAATGGTCCTGACGTTATCGAAGACCGATCGACACTGCGCTTCGAAATCGAATTCGATGAAATTCCCATTCTTATCCAGGGTCAATCCAGGTACTCCAGAATCCTGTGCATCGCTGCCGGCAATCCTGGGCCCTACCCCGCTGAGAAAAAGTAGGTTCCCGACTTTACGGGCATGCGGATAGAGTCCTACTGGTCTCGGGGCTCCTTCTGCGTTGAAGCGTTCCATTCTGTGGGAATTTTAGGTTCGACTTCCATCACTCCTCCCGATACGATGAATTTCATCACTTCTGATGAATTGGCCTCCAAGGGAGTGACCATCTCATTGGTCACGATGAATAGATTTCCGGAAAAATTGATGGAATGCGGTAAATAGACTGCAATCTTGTGCTCTGGGATGCCGAGTCTACTCAAGTCTTCTGAAGTGATGAAGCCCAATTTCTCCATGCCAGCTGCGTTCACTTGTACCAAGACCGGTTTGGTGAAGCGTTTCTTTTCTCCGACAAATGCCGAGAGTACATCACGTATAGCATAGAATATCGTCTTGACCAAAGGGATCCTATCCACCAGTGAACGGAAATATCGGTTGATGGGACGTAGCAGGAAAGATGAGCCGAGTATGCCCATCAAGGTGATGAAAAGCACTATGAACAGTATCCCGATCCCCGGATACTTGGAGGGAACCAGCCCATCCAAGAAGGTGAACAGCTCAAAGAGGATATACGCAGTCACCACCACCGGGGCAGTGTAGAGTAGCCCGCTCAGGAAGAATCGGACTCCTGCTCTCATTACCTGTTTCCAAGTCATGTGTTAAAATTAGCCTTATTGAGGTGTGTTGGAGATAGAGGTTCTCACTTTCTTGCTAAGTGAAGCATAGACCAAAGAATAACTGTGATCGATGAGTTCCCTGACCAGCCCATCTTCTAAGCCTTGATGCAAGTAGACACTGTTCCAATGGGTCTTGCTCATATGGTATCCGGGACGTATGGCATCGTGGCTGGCACGTAATTCCAAGGCTCTTTCTGGGTCACACTTCAGATTGATGTACTCGAATGAACTGATCCTTGTCAAGGCAAACATCTTACCACCTACCTTGAAAACAAGCACCTCGTCATCAAAGGGCATCCCCTCAGAGGTTCCCGGTTTAGAGAGGCAATAGGCACGATACTCCTCAATGTTCATGGCAATAGCCGATAAAGCGTGGGTTTGCTCGGTGAAGCGTCATTTCCAAAAGGAGCGATCATGATATTCAACAGGTACTCCCCGTCCACTATCTCATCTGGGATATAGATGAACTCGGTGATAGTGGCATGCATGCGAGGTGAATCGTTCTCATACCAGAATGCCCTGTGGGCGAGCATCTTCCCTCCGTCATTTTCCCGATCCACACTGGGCAGGTCCACCAGCAGGTGTTCTATGCCTTGTGCTCTCACCCAAGCTAGAGCCGCTGGGTCGAAATAAGGCGGATTCTGTCCGGTGTATACACGACTCTTCTTCGAGTCCGTGTTGGGAAGGGTGCGAATGGCCAGGGCTTTGACATCTGGAGAGAGCGATAGTCTTTCTAACTCCTCGACACGAATGATCCGGTCACCAGCCTGCTGGAACTCCGAGCGATCAGCATCCAACACATGCGGAGTGACCGTAAAGACCTGGGCCAGATGGATGAAATCCCGCATGTACTCATCCACCTGATGTGCCTCTTTGGTCAAGTGTCCGATACACTCGGTATGCGTTCCGTTGCCATGGGGGTTGAAAGTGATGTCATTGGTATTCACACTGCCCCCAAGGGCCACATTGCCTACAAAACCCTCCATCTCGACCGGGGTCAGGCTAGGATAAGGTGCATACCAGGCTACGGGATTATTCTTTCCGTGAGAGAGGCGTATGCTTATAGGCAGTGGACTTGCAAGGTCAACGCGCACTTGGCGATGACCGGTCTCTATCTGAGCTGTCATATCATTCTTCATCGATAAGGAAGAGGTCGGAAGAAAAGCGATCTGCCATGAGCAGGCCTTCTTCGTTTAGTATCAAGTGTCCGTCTAAAATACGGTACTTCCCATGGTAGATAGTCAGCTCCTTCTCGAATCTTTGCTCTATATCCACTCCGAATGCTGTACGTGCATAGTCTAGGTCCAAGCCCCATTTGGTCCGAGAGCGGGTCATGACATATTCGTTGAATCGGGTCTTGACATCCAGCTCTTCAGATTGGGCATAATCCAGATCGGTCTCCATGGACCGCATATACTGATGGTTGCTCCTCACATTCCAACTACGTCTCTCACCATCGAATGAATGAGCGGAAGGCCCTATTCCCAGATAGGGTTCTCCGGACCAATAGGAGCTATTATGACGACTCTCGAAGTCGGGACGAGCATAGTTGGACACTTCATAGCGTTCATAGCCGTGATCTTCCAAAACACGACCGATCATAACGAATTGCTCCGCTACCTCATGTGACTCCATGGGCTTGAGTAGACCTTTTCGCTCAAGGTGCGAGAAATAGGTCTTCGACTCTATTGTTAGAGCGTAGGCTGAAATGTGCTCGGGCCTGAAGGCAAGGAGGCCGTCCAAGTCATTCTGTACACTTGAAATCGTGCTTTCTGGTCTTCCGAAGATGAGATCGAGGGAGATGTTGTCAAATCCCGCTGTACGTGCCGCTCTGATAGCCTCAATGGCCTGTTCAACCGTGTGAGCCCTGTTCATCCCTGCCAATGAGGAGTCATCCAGACTTTGTATCCCGATACTCAGTCGATTCACCCCCATTTCGCTCCATAGCTTCAATTTATGGGGATGCATATCCTCAGGGTTGGCCTCTAGAGTGACCTCGAGATCCGATTCCAGACTGAATTCTGAGTGAATGGCGCTCAGTAGATCTTTCAGGTGTTCTGCTTCCAAAATACTAGGAGTACCCCCTCCGAAATAGAGCGTTTGAAAGGTATACTGCTTCCAGTCCGATGCTTTGTTCTTCAGTTCTGTGACCAATGCATCGACCATACGATCCACGTAGCGCATATCGGTACTGAAATGGAAATCACAGTAATGGCAACGCTGCAAACAGAAAGGGATATGAATGTACAGACCGGCCATTGTGGCGAAGGTAGCCAGTCAATGGCCCTACATGCGGACTATACGGAACTCCGTCCTACGGTTGAGTTGGTGCTCTTCTTCTGAACAGTCGCTCTTGACCCGACCTTCACATTCACAGTCATTGACCAAGTCCATCTCACCGAGCCCTTCTCCTGTGATGCGCGATGGGTCGTCTATACGCTCTCTGAGGTATTTGGCTGTAGATCTTGCCCTATTGTTGGAAAGTCGCTCGTTATAGGCCATGCTAGCGCGGCAATC
This region of Flavobacteriales bacterium genomic DNA includes:
- a CDS encoding cyclase family protein, which produces MTAQIETGHRQVRVDLASPLPISIRLSHGKNNPVAWYAPYPSLTPVEMEGFVGNVALGGSVNTNDITFNPHGNGTHTECIGHLTKEAHQVDEYMRDFIHLAQVFTVTPHVLDADRSEFQQAGDRIIRVEELERLSLSPDVKALAIRTLPNTDSKKSRVYTGQNPPYFDPAALAWVRAQGIEHLLVDLPSVDRENDGGKMLAHRAFWYENDSPRMHATITEFIYIPDEIVDGEYLLNIMIAPFGNDASPSKPTLYRLLP
- a CDS encoding DUF502 domain-containing protein; protein product: MTWKQVMRAGVRFFLSGLLYTAPVVVTAYILFELFTFLDGLVPSKYPGIGILFIVLFITLMGILGSSFLLRPINRYFRSLVDRIPLVKTIFYAIRDVLSAFVGEKKRFTKPVLVQVNAAGMEKLGFITSEDLSRLGIPEHKIAVYLPHSINFSGNLFIVTNEMVTPLEANSSEVMKFIVSGGVMEVEPKIPTEWNASTQKEPRDQ
- a CDS encoding RidA family protein, which encodes MERFNAEGAPRPVGLYPHARKVGNLLFLSGVGPRIAGSDAQDSGVPGLTLDKNGNFIEFDFEAQCRSVFDNVRTILEASGSAWDQLVDVTVFLVDMKRDFQTYNRIYAEYFEDNQPCRTTVEINSLPTPIAIELKCIASIAE
- the hemW gene encoding radical SAM family heme chaperone HemW is translated as MAGLYIHIPFCLQRCHYCDFHFSTDMRYVDRMVDALVTELKNKASDWKQYTFQTLYFGGGTPSILEAEHLKDLLSAIHSEFSLESDLEVTLEANPEDMHPHKLKLWSEMGVNRLSIGIQSLDDSSLAGMNRAHTVEQAIEAIRAARTAGFDNISLDLIFGRPESTISSVQNDLDGLLAFRPEHISAYALTIESKTYFSHLERKGLLKPMESHEVAEQFVMIGRVLEDHGYERYEVSNYARPDFESRHNSSYWSGEPYLGIGPSAHSFDGERRSWNVRSNHQYMRSMETDLDYAQSEELDVKTRFNEYVMTRSRTKWGLDLDYARTAFGVDIEQRFEKELTIYHGKYRILDGHLILNEEGLLMADRFSSDLFLIDEE
- a CDS encoding MmcQ/YjbR family DNA-binding protein produces the protein MNIEEYRAYCLSKPGTSEGMPFDDEVLVFKVGGKMFALTRISSFEYINLKCDPERALELRASHDAIRPGYHMSKTHWNSVYLHQGLEDGLVRELIDHSYSLVYASLSKKVRTSISNTPQ